A single Meles meles chromosome 20, mMelMel3.1 paternal haplotype, whole genome shotgun sequence DNA region contains:
- the ARHGAP45 gene encoding rho GTPase-activating protein 45 isoform X6, with protein sequence MRQIISRYPLLNTVESLTAAGTLIARVRAFHYESNQGYDKQEFEKALETIALSFSSTVSEFLMGEVDSSTLLSVPPGDPIQTMENLYGPGGEGAAPSADDCEAGCLAPEEVDTLLQRCEGGVDAALLYAKNMAKYMKDLIGYVEKRTALDMDFAKGVQKVVLHCRQSFLQQPHMPLLSIYSLALEQDLEFGHNMVQAVGTLQSQTLTQPLNLRRLEHEKRRKEIKESWRRAQRKLQEAESNLRKAKQGYTQRCEDHGKAHFLAVKAEEEQAVTGPGAAASKTLDKRRRLEEEAKNKAEEAMATYRTCVADAKTQKQELEDTKVTVLRQIQEVIRQSDQTIKAATISYYQMLHMQTASLPVHFQMLCESSKLYDPGQQYASYVGQLQRDEEPDVRYDFEPHVSANAWSPVMRTRKGSLVSDATGAEATGSPEDEGGPSNGTPAKEYRGGRGHQVHKSWPTTMSDSDGSLDPSPGSGDFKKLERMPSSGTMSSSEELVDQEGSTGPSAFEPADLNGVGPELPVAMPSGPFRNVGLSKAARTHRLRKLRTPAKCRECNSYVYFQGAECEECCLACHKKCLDTLAIQCGHKKLQGRLQLFGQDFSQAARGAPDGIPFIVKKCVFEIEQRALHAKGIYRLNGVKTRVEKLCQAFEAGQELVELSQASPHDVSNVLKLYLRQLPEPILSFRLYHELVGLAKDNLKAEAEAKVASRGRADPAETEAAAVAMAGRLRELLRDLPPENRATLTYLLRHLRRIVAVEQDNKMTPGNLGIVFGPTLLRPRPTEATVSLSSLVDYPHQARIVETLITHYGLIFEEEPEEVPGGQDGSDAARAEAGVRAPYLEGSAGTTIPLQEAADGGPESQVASNDSDSEAEEASQLLSPADRGHRLSFQEKQGSEASAEVAQGSRSGSEEQLGAGAGHGDREGLAQQLAEFNTNQCNNVAKIPLPATGLRGGRLEAGTGPGRQPECA encoded by the exons ATGCGCCAGATCATCTCCAGGTACCCGCTGCTGAACACCGTGGAGTCGCTCACTGCTGCAGGCACCCTCATCGCCAGGGTCAGAG CCTTCCACTATGAGAGCAACCAGGGGTACGACAAGCAGGAGTTTGAGAAAGCCCTGGAGACCATCGCTCTCTCCTTCAGTAGCAC cGTGTCTGAGTTCCTCATGGGGGAAGTGGACAGCAGCACTCTCCTGTCGGTGCCCCCTGGGGACCCCATCCAG ACCATGGAGAACCTGTACGGCCCGGGCGGCGAGGGCGCCGCCCCCAGCGCCGACGACTGCGAAGCCG GCTGCCTGGCCCCGGAGGAGGTGGACACGCTGCTGCAGCGCTGCGAGGGGGGCGTGGACGCCGCGCTGCTCTACGCCAAGAACATGGCCAAGTACATGAAGGACCTCATCGGCTACGTGGAGAAGCGGACCGCGCTGG ATATGGACTTCGCCAAAGGCGTGCAGAAGGTCGTGCTCCACTGCCGGCAGAGCTTCCTGCAGCAG ccgCACATGCCGCTCCTGTCCATCTACTCCCTGGCCCTGGAGCAGGACCTGGAGTTCGGCCACAACATGGTGCAGGCGGTGGGCACGCTGCAGAGCCAGACCCTCACGCAG CCCCTGAACCTGCGGCGGCTGGAGCACGAGAAGCGCAGGAAGGAGATCAAGGAGTCGTGGCGCCGCGCCCAGAGGAAGCTG CAAGAGGCGGAGTCGAACCTGCGCAAGGCCAAGCAGGGCTACACGCAGCGCTGCGAGGACCATGGCAAGGCCCACTTCCTGGCAGTCAAGGCCGAGGAGGAGCAGGCCGTCACTGGGCCTGGGGCCGCCGCCTCCAAGACCCTGGACAAGCGGCGGCGTCTGGAGGAGGAGGCTAAGAACAAG GCCGAGGAAGCCATGGCCACCTACCGGACGTGTGTGGCCGATGCCAAGACGCAGAAGCAGGAGCTGGAGGACACCAAGGTGACAGTGCTGCGGCAAATCCAGGAGGTCATCCGGCAGAGCGACCAGACCATCAAGGCG GCCACCATCTCCTACTACCAGATGCTGCATATGCAGACGGCCTCGCTGCCCGTGCACTTCCAGATGCTGTGCGAGAGCAGCAAGCTGTACGACCCGGGGCAGCAGTACGCCTCCTACGTGGGCCAGCTGCAGCGGGACGAGGAGCCCGACGTGCGCTACGACTTCGAGCCCCACGTCTCCGCCAACGCCTG GTCCCCGGTCATGCGCACCCGTAAGGGGAGCCTTGTCAGCGACGCCACGGGAGCAGAGGCCACCGGCAGCCCCGAGGACGAAGGGGGACCCAGCAATGGCACACCTGCCAAGGAATACAGGG GTGGGCGTGGACACCAGGTGCACAAATCGTGGCCCACCACCATGTCGGACTCAGATGGCAGCCTGGACCCCAGCCCTGGCTCAG GAGACTTTAAGAAGCTGGAGCGGATGCCATCCAGCGGCACCATGTCGTCCAGCGAGGAGCTGGTGGACCAGGAGGGCAGCACGGGGCCCTCAGCCTTTGAGCCGG CTGACCTCAACGGCGTGGGCCCCGAGCTGCCCGTGGCCATGCCCAGTGGGCCCTTCCGCAACGTGGGGCTGTCCAAGGCTGCCCGCACGCACCGTCTGCGAAAGCTGCGCACGCCGGCCAAGTGCAGGGAGTGTAACAGCTACGTCTACTTCCAGGGGGCTGAGTGCGAGGAG TGCTGCCTGGCCTGCCACAAGAAGTGCCTGGACACGCTGGCCATCCAGTGCGGCCACAAGAAGCTCCAGGGCCGCCTGCAGCTCTTCGGCCAGGACTTCTCGCAGGCGGCCCGCGGCGCGCCCGACGGCATCCCCTTCATCGTCAAGAAGTGCGTCTTCGAGATCGAGCAGCGGGCGCTGCACGCCAAG GGCATCTACCGTCTCAACGGGGTGAAGACGCGCGTGGAGAAGCTGTGCCAGGCGTTCGAGGCCGGCCAGGAGCTGGTGGAGCTGTCCCAGGCCTCGCCCCACGACGTCAGCAACGTCCTCAAGCTCTACCTGCggcag CTGCCCGAACCTATCCTCTCCTTTCGCCTCTACCACGAGCTCGTGGGGCTGGCCAAGGACAATCTGAAGGCGGAGGCAGAGGCCAAGGTGGCGTCCCGGGGCCGGGCAGACCCTGCGGAGACCGAGGCCGCAGCCGTAGCCATGGCGGGCCGGCTGCGGGAGCTGCTGCGGGACCTGCCCCCCGAGAACCGGGCCACGCTGACCTACTTGCTGCGGCACCTGCGCAG GATCGTGGCGGTGGAGCAGGACAACAAGATGACTCCGGGGAACCTGGGCATCGTGTTCGGCCCCACGCTGCTGCGGCCAAGGCCCACCGAGGCCACCGTGTCCCTGTCTTCCCTGGTCGACTACCCGCACCAGGCCCGCATCGTGGAGACCCTCATCACCCACTACGGCCTGATCTTTGAGGAGGAACCCGAGGAGGTGCCTGGGGGCCAG GACGGCTCAGACGCGGCACGGGCCGAGGCTGGGGTGCGGGCGCCCTACCTGGAGGGGAGCGCGGGGACCACCATCCCCCTGCAGGAGGCGGCAGATGGCGGCCCAG AATCCCAGGTGGCCTCCAACGACTCTGATTCCGAGGCAGAGGAGGCCTCACAGCTGCTGTCCCCAGCGGACAGGGGACACCGCCTCAGCTTCCAGGAGAAGCAGGGCAGCGAGGCCAGCGCGGAGGTGGCCCAGGGCAGCCGCAGCGGCAGCGAGGAGCAGCTGGGCGCCGGGGCTGGGCACGGCGACAGGGAAGGCCTGGCCCAGCAGCTTGCCGAGTTCAACACCAACCAATGCAACAACGTGGCCAAGATCCCGCTGCCCGCCACGGGGCTCCGCGGTGGGCGGCTCGaggcaggcacgggcccggggcGGCAGCCGGAGTGTGCGTAG